One window of the Tamandua tetradactyla isolate mTamTet1 chromosome Y, mTamTet1.pri, whole genome shotgun sequence genome contains the following:
- the LOC143672598 gene encoding eukaryotic translation initiation factor 2 subunit 3, Y-linked-like: MQPTASFPSLSKMAGGEKAVVLGQPHLSRQNFASLDITKFTPLSHEIISRQATINIGTVGHVAHGKSTVVKAISGVHTVRFKNELERNITVKLGYANAKVCGIL, translated from the exons ATGCAACCTACGGCGTCTTTTCCTTCACTGAGCAAGATGGcgggaggtgagaaggcagtggttctGGGGCAGCCGCATCTTTCTCGTCAGAATTTCGCCAGCTTG GATATTACGAAGTTCACGCCCCTTTCTCACGAAATTATCAGCAGGCAAGCCACAATTAACATAG GTACAGTTGGTCATGTTGCTCATGGAAAATCCACAGTTGTAAAAGCAATTTCTGGAGTTCACACTGTGAGGTTCAAAAATGAactgga aAGAAATATTACAGTTAAGCTTGGGTATGCTAATGCAAAGGTGTGTGGTATATTATAG